GGGTACATTATACCTCGAGAACGGGAAGAGAAGTTAACACATTTATTCCATACAGCGGATACTCTCTAGGCATAAAAGAAGGagataagtattaaaattatttacatttttttagtcattCTGCAAACAACTCCCAGATGATTCGTACACATTGTTACAAATAGAATCCACATTCCTAGAGACATTATGTCACTTATTAGAACCACATGTCAAattacaaagtacaaaattttatattaacgaacatcattgttttgaaatgaaagcgttgaaaatatttcaaactaagTATCGTAGTTTAAGTAAAGTTGTCGATAGAGGCGATGGAAAAATTCAACGTGCACGATGGACACAAGGCGTAGATCAATCTGGTTTTACTACtacaaaattacttaaattggATGATGATAATAATGCTGTAGGAACTATGGCTCATGATGAAGGCAGTGTGTTGGTTCCTAAGacggaatttaataaaatgtgtaaaattggTTTAAATGAGCAAGAAGCAGTTTTTACTAAGGTAtgtgtatttttaaagtttcattaaataaaaccgCTGGTATAGGctttaaaagaatattataatttgcTACGACAGtaaataaatcttatatatataaaagaatggAAGCTggctgatcgatcaacgcacagctgaaaccgctgggtctagaagcctgaaattttgtacacacgttcttaaagtaacgtaagtgagcactaagaagggatttttggaaattcattgTCTAAGGGGCTCAAAAGGAGATGCAAATTTTTTGTTCGAGAActgcatgttaataattttattgacaaatatagatcaaatataaatcaatttttttgatcaatatagatcaaaataatcattaaaaaatcttttttattttgaaattggattaaactcggtggatggggtaattttgatccaaaaagtataaaaatcaggttaatttaatgattggatgcagagtttctgagatatcgcaatatttagatcgattttagtccgtatctcaaaaactatccgaccagtcagcaaatgcacccgatttttgtactttttggatcaaaattaccttatatactgatttttatcgaaattggagataacaaaaatttctcgattttttgcaatttttttaaggggtttaaggggtaaaaatcgagaaaaacgcaaaaaaaaatttgttttggaatttgatgaaactcggtttaTGGGCTAATTtcgatccaaaaagtataaaaatcaggttaatttgatgattggatgcagagtttctgagatatcgcaatattttggtCGATTTTAGtctatataaaactaaaactattcgaccagtcatcaaatgcacccaatttttggactttttggatcaaaaattattaactaaaaattaacattttttaggaAGAACTTgctaaaatagaacaaaaatgtgGTGAACCAAAACCGAGGGCACTATATTTAATGTATCTAGGAAATATTGTGGATACTCATATTCCATCAGATGATGTTCGATCACGTTTACTCCTTCCTGGTAAAGCGGATACAgataaaacaatgttttattcattttggctttattgtatagaaaatgataaagctatttattgtaattatctAACGAAAATACGTCCATATTTGGTACTCAAAccgattttatttaaagatcaACCAATGTTTTTGCAATATTGTGTTGGTTACGTTAGTAAGTATATTTTTCGCATCAAAATTTCATCCTCAtgtacataattaaatttaactgtACTAAagtggtttcaaaaaaattcgatgGGAATTTAAAATGGCGGTTGTTGTTTTAAAAGGATTTCAAATCCCCATTGAACAAAAGGTACTGAATTAGTTTTGGCGATAAAGCAAAGCCTTATCGCAAAGGCCAAAATCAAAGAGGTAGTGTTCGAATAACTGCCTCATTTTGAACAGTAGTTCTAATTAATCTCGAATTTGGACCTCCTTGGATTGTTTTCTCTCCCCAACCTTGAAAGTTAGATAATGTATTTCTGGAACTACTCTCGTTCATAAAACGATCTCAATAATaaccttttaaaattttcttttgagatAACGTTAcattttgtagataattatCGATGTacaaaaattccaaataataatgctgaagaaaataatattcctaatgaaaaattaacaaatataacgggaaatattttggaaaatttaaagaatactGATAAAGGATTTTTGGATTTACGAGATAGTAAAGTTTTATTCGAGGAAGCATTACTTAACGCTAAAAGAACTAAAACAgaatttgaatttgataatGATGGATTATGTAagacacattttttgaaattttcatatgaaattttatattttgatcaaattttctattttcgttaTATTTTAGCTATGGAAGAGCATCATGTGGATAAAAGAATTGGTGATTTAGTTCAACAATTTGAATCCAAtctttaaacaatcaaaaaataataatttacaatttaagatACGTATATTCAGTAGGGTTCTTGAAGAAAATTctaatgaaaatctttttataaagaaaactaaGGTGCGTCACaaaattttcacggtttttaCCATTCTAATTGATATTACTATAACAGTACATATAGCTATaccacttagaatggtaaaacctgTGCAAATTTTGTGATGCAGAGTATACAAGAAGCACTGAACAAGATTTTTCACGATATGAATCGTACTATTATCATCATATATTTATGTCCTATGATCCCGAGGGGGACGTAGGGCCTCTTTAAGGTTTCAGTAATGGTTGGGAATTTAAGGTAGGGCGAGCTATTAACACACCGCTACCCGATCTTGCTGGTGGAGCTGCCACCTTAAGGCCTGCTAGCTTGCCTGTGTGTGTGTGCAATACCCCGCCTGTATGGGGGTGTGGCTGCTAGCAAGAGTCTTGTTACCAAACCTAGATCAGCACCGCACCGATTACCAACCAAGCTGAGAAGGCCAGGATCTGGGTTGCCTAGACTGCACCTCCCAGCCCCCCTCATCTATTTTTACCTATAGACCGATACAATTACCCGGGATGTGGTAGCTTGGAACCATAGATGAGAGTTGGAATAGTTGTGGTGACCAGTCTCCTCCATCACTGACATATTCCAGTGCGGTCGTTTTGGATAAAAGGTGCTACACCTACTGACTACTCCCATACAACCCCATCATCATTATAAGAAGCGtttatgtgttttataattttattagagtTCCTTAGTAAACATAATAACTTTGGTAAACATTAATTCTACCAAAAACAAATAagttgatgtattttttttaaaatatttttgttgttgtttg
This genomic interval from Chrysoperla carnea chromosome 1, inChrCarn1.1, whole genome shotgun sequence contains the following:
- the LOC123293996 gene encoding uncharacterized protein LOC123293996, whose amino-acid sequence is MSGESGSESSGDEFEGKGFTPINKYTIILLDSTTYMKEDLKQCLTDLHTIYAALQTSAHIRHFSTGVITIGCKFLENESENTVLVQPKTFDITRLESVVRNFNPDKCVNKILPLKDGIEMATDLIMTTCRAKPKDIKDIVLITNNPAPELDDPDDATSAARTLSMNKIDFTIFPSRFFSSSKFYSSFCKQLPDDSYTLLQIESTFLETLCHLLEPHVKLQSTKFYINEHHCFEMKALKIFQTKYRSLSKVVDRGDGKIQRARWTQGVDQSGFTTTKLLKLDDDNNAVGTMAHDEGSVLVPKTEFNKMCKIGLNEQEAVFTKEELAKIEQKCGEPKPRALYLMYLGNIVDTHIPSDDVRSRLLLPGKADTDKTMFYSFWLYCIENDKAIYCNYLTKIRPYLVLKPILFKDQPMFLQYCVGYVNNYRCTKIPNNNNTDKGFLDLRDSKVLFEEALLNAKRTKTEFEFDNDGLSMEEHHVDKRIGDLVQQFESNL